A single Methanolobus sp. ZRKC5 DNA region contains:
- a CDS encoding flavodoxin family protein has product MKTLVTYFSQTGNTKKIAEAIYGELEGEKEIKPIGEVANLEGYDLAFVGFPIMQFDIPAKVKTFLSEKTSGKNLGIFMTHAVPEGFEAIHSWTGSCAQVAEGANILGTFECQGELAQPVIDMLLKADDPQMKAFGEMGPSTKGQPDESRVQKAKEFAKEVQVKVQ; this is encoded by the coding sequence ATGAAAACATTAGTAACATATTTTTCACAGACCGGAAACACAAAAAAAATAGCTGAAGCAATTTATGGTGAACTTGAAGGGGAAAAGGAGATCAAACCAATAGGTGAGGTCGCAAACCTTGAAGGATATGACCTCGCATTCGTAGGATTCCCTATAATGCAATTCGATATTCCAGCAAAAGTAAAGACCTTCTTATCAGAGAAAACATCAGGCAAGAACCTTGGTATATTCATGACCCACGCTGTGCCGGAAGGATTCGAAGCCATCCACTCATGGACAGGTTCCTGTGCCCAGGTCGCAGAGGGTGCAAACATACTTGGTACATTTGAATGTCAGGGTGAGCTTGCTCAGCCAGTGATTGACATGTTACTCAAGGCAGACGACCCTCAGATGAAAGCATTCGGTGAGATGGGTCCGTCCACAAAAGGACAGCCTGATGAGTCCCGTGTACAGAAAGCTAAGGAGTTTGCAAAGGAAGTACAGGTAAAGGTACAGTAA
- a CDS encoding phospholipase D family protein, translated as MADFLDTSGITYHLEKLIKNADEKVVLISPYLKINDRIKELIEDKNRMKIHIDVVYGKNELQPDENNWLKSLDFVRTGFCKNLHAKCYLSEKEALVTSMNLYEFSQQNNNEMGIYVSREEDPKLYDDINKESMRLFRISEELKVTVEKIARKENTTNNKSKAVPKNTPKTAVNQGGFCIRCNKEIKIDPMSPYCKKCFTSWNKYKNEEYEEKYCHICGQLTKSSKIKPTCYNCYKKNKNKLDFPL; from the coding sequence ATGGCAGATTTTTTAGATACAAGTGGCATTACATATCATTTAGAGAAGCTTATTAAAAATGCAGATGAAAAAGTAGTTCTCATTAGTCCATACTTGAAAATTAATGATAGAATTAAAGAACTAATTGAAGACAAAAATCGAATGAAAATTCATATTGATGTTGTTTATGGGAAAAATGAATTACAACCTGATGAAAATAACTGGTTAAAGTCATTAGATTTTGTTAGAACTGGTTTTTGTAAAAATTTGCATGCTAAATGTTACTTGAGTGAAAAAGAAGCTTTAGTTACTTCTATGAATTTATATGAGTTTTCCCAACAGAATAACAATGAAATGGGGATATATGTCTCAAGAGAAGAAGATCCTAAATTATACGACGATATAAATAAGGAATCAATGAGACTATTCCGTATCAGTGAGGAATTAAAAGTAACTGTCGAAAAGATTGCTCGAAAAGAGAATACAACTAATAATAAATCTAAAGCTGTGCCTAAAAACACACCTAAAACTGCAGTAAATCAGGGTGGGTTTTGTATTCGATGCAATAAGGAAATTAAAATAGACCCAATGAGCCCATATTGCAAAAAATGTTTCACTTCATGGAACAAATATAAGAATGAAGAGTATGAAGAAAAATATTGCCATATATGTGGTCAATTAACTAAATCATCAAAAATTAAACCAACATGCTATAATTGCTATAAGAAGAATAAAAATAAACTAGATTTTCCTCTTTGA